A genomic window from Silene latifolia isolate original U9 population chromosome 11, ASM4854445v1, whole genome shotgun sequence includes:
- the LOC141612869 gene encoding F-box/FBD/LRR-repeat protein At5g22660-like — MEQHHRWSSLPDDIVSKIISHLNLSDFVITISSTIFSIKQIYTERFIANSVYEPRYWTIFDNLFDYFTTPVIDTFYLNLHVSFYKDPLCWPIIDTWAHRLRSTNIRHFTINTFDSFEFSIRVWPPSIFRMHSLLSLTLYISFKEIARSDDQLSMILPPNLKKLHLVSSNYQLLEELISGCPSLEDLSLTLDIDQKSKSSISITSEKLKRLYINLYKVSNYYCKVIIIIDAPILEHFRYFTRDILSMQMLDSILNVKSLALHVEDYWDRKFNTSPKKTVFPNLRHLTLSLPWKLYQKMFDEQLLCCPNLKVLKLHFSNYYDEYKAMILNEDAKFALVEQVKRLEVYMIDGKFSKQRLNLLTWLLRSAKVLEKLVLSSNNLWDYNKLAKSQFLETLFECAESTSRCQIQLLGGCKLD; from the coding sequence ATGGAACAACACCATAGATGGAGCTCCCTTCCGGACGACATCGTCTCGAAAATTATATCCCACCTTAACCTTTCTGATTTCGTCATAACCATTTCATCAACTATTTTCAGCATCAAACAGATTTACACAGAAAGGTTTATTGCAAACAGCGTTTATGAGCCTCGTTACTGGACCATTTTCGATAACCTCTTCGATTATTTCACCACACCCGTAATCGACACTTTCTATCTTAATCTTCACGTTAGCTTCTATAAAGACCCGCTTTGCTGGCCTATCATCGATACGTGGGCTCATCGACTTCGTTCTACTAACATCCGACACTTCACGATTAATACGTTCGATAGTTTTGAATTTAGCATACGAGTGTGGCCACCGAGCATTTTCCGAATGCATTCTTTGTTATCACTTACATTGTATATTTCTTTTAAAGAGATTGCTCGTAGTGATGATCAACTTTCGATGATTCTTCCTCCGAACCTCAAGAAACTTCATCTAGTTTCGTCGAATTATCAACTTTTGGAAGAATTAATAAGTGGTTGCCCGTCTCTTGAAGACTTGTCCTTGACCCTTGATATTGATCAGAAAAGTAAAAGTTCGATATCAATTACAAGCGAGAAATTAAAGCGATTATATATAAATCTATATAAGGTTTCCAATTATTATTGtaaggttattattattattgatgctCCAATATTAGAGCATTTTAGATATTTTACTAGGGACATATTATCAATGCAGATGTTGGATTCGATTTTGAATGTCAAGTCGCTTGCACTCCATGTTGAAGATTATTGGGACCGGAAGTTTAACACTAGTCCTAAGAAGACCGTCTTCCCTAATTTGAGACATCTTACGTTATCTTTGCCTtggaaattatatcaaaaaaTGTTTGACGAACAATTGCTTTGTTGTCCGAATTTGAAGGTTCTTAAGCTACATTTTAGTAATTATTATGATGAGTACAAGGCGATGATTTTGAATGAAGATGCCAAATTCGCGCTAGTTGAACAAGTGAAGCGCTTAGAGGTGTATATGATTGACGGCAAATTTAGCAAACAAAGATTGAATCTATTGACATGGTTGCTAAGAAGTGCCAAGGTTTTGGAGAAGCTTGTTCTTAGTTCAAATAACCTTTGGGATTATAATAAGTTGGCAAAATCTCAATTTCTCGAAACTTTATTCGAGTGTGCTGAGAGTACATCGCGTTGTCAAATCCAACTTCTAGGAGGTTGTAAGCTAGACTGA
- the LOC141612872 gene encoding FBD-associated F-box protein At5g22730-like — protein sequence MGKNPLFTKKRKTMKENPSNLAVARWIYLPNDILVDIFNRLGLCPTTSVTFSATTFDIELGEYDLYDTPLLWNILDNLFTIFANLPLLKTFSLQLPNTSLYVIKPSSWHVIASWARRLRQHNLQHFEVKTYRSCVPYGGYYRVNIPSAFRINSLVSLDLNLSMYEFLWCIPNSIDLPNLKKLSLILADYKNLGILIRSCPSLRDLNFTIHKVQKANKDSIQISSKRLKRLNVCLYGSSSILELIIIDAPKLKHLNFSSDRLSCDELIFDSITHVKSLTLLYSSPLLHNYPTTTKTTIFPNMTRLTLALGNFKKLEDLSSMLHCPNLEELVLEVTSFYGMDIPQKPKVNPFEHMKRLDLEIKAIRLDGELLELAAYILRSAPVLEKLILYAKSSYIHSNNSLPEDEFYRSLYKYPRISSHCQIELSGAYGSPTC from the coding sequence ATGGGAAAAAACCCTTTGTTCACCAAAAAGAGAAAAACAATGAAAGAAAACCCTAGTAACCTGGCCGTGGCACGATGGATCTACCTTCCGAACGACATCCTCGTCGACATATTCAACCGTCTTGGCCTTTGTCCAAccacttccgtcactttttcgGCCACTACGTTCGACATTGAACTCGGGGAATATGATCTGTATGATACGCCCCTCCTTTGGAATATCCTTGACAACCTTTTCACTATATTCGCTAATTTACCCTTACTCAAAACCTTTAGTCTTCAACTTCCCAATACTTCTTTATATGTAATAAAACCTTCTTCTTGGCATGTTATAGCCTCATGGGCTCGTCGACTACGTCAACATAACCTTCAACACTTCGAGGTTAAAACATATCGTAGTTGTGTACCATATGGTGGTTATTATCGAGTGAACATACCAAGTGCTTTCCGAATTAATTCGTTGGTATCGCTTGACTTGAACTTGTCTATGTACGAGTTTCTTTGGTGCATTCCTAATTCAATTGATCTTCCTAATTTGAAGAAACTTAGTCTAATTTTGGCCGATTATAAAAATTTAGGAATTCTAATACGTTCTTGCCCGTCGCTTAGAGATTTGAACTTCACCATTCATAAGGTTCAAAAGGCTAACAAGGATTCGATACAAATCTCGAGTAAGCGTTTAAAGCGACTGAATGTATGTCTATATGGATCGTCGTCTATCCTTGAACTTATAATAATTGATGCTCCGAAATTGAAGCACTTGAACTTCTCCTCTGATCGCTTATCTTGTGATGAATTAATATTTGATTCGATCACCCATGTCAAGTCGCTTACTCTCCTTTACTCGTCACCTTTGCTTCACAATTACCCTACAACGACAAAGACGACAATCTTCCCTAATATGACTCGTCTTACATTGGCTTTGGGtaattttaaaaaattagaaGATTTGAGTTCAATGCTACATTGTCCCAATCTCGAGGAACTCGTGTTGGAAGTTACTAGTTTTTATGGGATGGATATTCCTCAAAAGCCTAAAGTTAACCCTTTCGAACATATGAAGCGATTAGATTTGGAAATAAAGGCGATTAGACTTGACGGAGAATTGTTGGAGCTAGCAGCATATATACTAAGAAGTGCGCCTGTTTTGGAGAAGCTGATACTGTATGCTAAGTCTTCATACATCCATTCAAATAACTCCCTCCCGGAAGATGAGTTCTATAGATCTTTATACAAGTATCCAAGGATTTCCTCTCACTGCCAAATCGAACTTTCAGGAGCATATGGGTCTCCCACTTGTTAA
- the LOC141612870 gene encoding F-box protein At4g09920-like, whose translation MEEHQRWSSLPDDIVFKIISHLNFPKDQFVITISTTIFSIKQLYGSDRNAYNVYEPCCWTIFDNLFNLFTSPVIATFYLSLHASFYKQPLCWPIIDTWAKRLRARNIRHFTIKKFGGYRFLKPVWLPSIFRMHSLLSLTLYFHFKEISWTDQLSMVLLPNLKKLHLVSSNYGLLEELISRCPSLEDLFLTLSHDPPNILISITSKKLKRLYINLELVSSFILLDAPILEHFRYVAGSVLSMQMLDSILNVKSLALRAEDYQRQPLKFYNSPKKTVFPNLSHLTLSLPFGVYQKIFDEQLLCCPNLKVLKLHLSGPTNMILNDDVKFELVEQVKRLEVYMTDGEFSNQLLNLLTWLIKSAKVLEKLLLSSHHLRPDYKEFKNLAKSQVYETLFECVESTSHCQIEFLGDYKLD comes from the coding sequence ATGGAAGAACACCAAAGATGGAGCTCCCTTCCGGACGATATCGTCTTCAAAATTATCTCCCACCTTAATTTTCCTAAAGATCAGTTCGtcataacaatttcaacaactaTTTTCAGCATCAAACAGCTATACGGAAGTGACAGAAATGCATACAATGTTTATGAGCCTTGTTGCTGGACCATCTTCGATAACCTCTTCAATTTATTCACCTCACCCGTAATCGCCACTTTCTATCTTAGTCTTCACGCTAGCTTCTATAAACAGCCTCTTTGCTGGCCTATCATCGATACATGGGCTAAAAGACTGCGTGCTCGTAACATCCGACACTTCACTATCAAAAAGTTTGGTGGTTATCGATTTTTGAAACCCGTGTGGCTACCAAGTATTTTTCGAATGCATTCGTTGTTATCACTTACATTGTATTTCCATTTTAAAGAGATTTCTTGGACTGATCAACTTTCCATGGTTCTTCTTCCGAACCTCAAGAAACTTCATCTAGTTTCGTCGAATTATGGACTTTTGGAAGAGTTAATAAGTCGTTGCCCGTCACTTGAAGACTTATTCTTGACCCTTAGTCATGATCCTCCGAATATTTTAATATCAATCACAAGCAAGAAATTAAAGCGATTATATATTAATCTAGAACTTGTGTCGTCGTTTATCCTTCTTGATGCTCCTATATTAGAGCATTTTAGATATGTTGCTGGTTCGGTATTATCAATGCAGATGTTGGATTCGATTTTGAATGTCAAGTCGCTTGCACTCCGTGCTGAAGATTATCAGCGTCAGCCGCTGAAGTTTTACAATAGTCCTAAGAAGACCGTCTTCCCTAATTTGAGTCATCTTACATTATCTTTGCCTTTCGGAGTATATCAAAAAATATTTGACGAACAATTGCTTTGTTGTCCCAATTTGAAGGTTCTTAAGTTACATCTTTCTGGCCCTACGAACATGATTTTGAATGACGATGTGAAATTTGAGCTAGTTGAACAAGTGAAGCGCTTAGAGGTGTATATGACTGACGGCGAATTTAGCAACCAACTGTTGAATCTATTGACATGGTTGATAAAAAGTGCCAAGGTTTTGGAGAAGCTTCTTCTTAGTTCACATCACCTTCGTCCGGATTATAAAGAGTTTAAGAACTTGGCAAAATCCCAAGTTTATGAAACTTTATTCGAGTGTGTAGAGAGTACATCGCATTGTCAAATCGAATTTTTAGGAGACTATAAGCTAGACTGA